In the Gossypium raimondii isolate GPD5lz chromosome 9, ASM2569854v1, whole genome shotgun sequence genome, one interval contains:
- the LOC105800517 gene encoding 40S ribosomal protein S24-1: MADKAVTIRTRKFMTNRLLSRKQFIIDVLHPGRPNVSKAELKEKLARMYEVKDQNSIFVFKFRTHFGGGKSTGFGLIYDSVENAKKYEPKYRLIRNGLDTKVEKSRKQMKERKNRAKKVRGVKKTKAGEAAKKK, encoded by the exons ATGGCGGACAAGGCTGTTACCATAAGAACTCGGAAGTTCATGACCAACAGGCTCCTTTCAAGGAAACAATTC ATCATAGATGTTCTTCATCCTGGAAGACCAAATGTTTCAAAG GCTGAGTTGAAGGAGAAATTGGCTAGGATGTATGAAGTAAAAGACCAAAATTCCATTTTTGTATTCAAGTTCCGTACTCACTTTGGAGGAGGGAAGTCAACTGGTTTTGGGCTTATTTATGACTCAGTTGAGAATGCAAAGAAGTATGAGCCTAAGTACCGCTTGATCAGG AACGGACTTGATACCAAGGTTGAAAAGTCTAGAAAGCAGATGAAGGAAAGGAAAAACAGGGCTAAAAAAGTCAGAGGTGTTAAGAAG ACCAAGGCTGGAGAGGCTGCCAAGAAGAAGTGA
- the LOC105797758 gene encoding putative F-box protein At5g60060 produces MNSDWAGLPNELVDLILQSIKDNKLLPLPFQVPSVDRFVGSSNGWLVTVDDDLVVRLLNPLCLVPGKQIGCDPNTYITLPPLDPPCSNFDYIRKVVLSANPTSSPDDYMVMAIFRADHHVAYIKPSKEKKWTYVNHNWGVLHDLIYYRDNFCAVDYKGEVIYFNEVDGSFSKYLPINHTVELENFETKYIVESPTGELLLVEVIKRWDWHGGYNYTRGVGVCNLKLDSEEWEWREMKSIEDCALFVGDSSSLSVVASDFCGCQPNCIYLIDDYEAFLYASMAPNGSYALKSTKNVGVYNMETRSFTPYDTAKDDVWLADTAKLGIVPSFVVYKPA; encoded by the exons Atgaattcag ATTGGGCAGGACTACCTAATGAGCTTGTTGATTTGATATTACAAAG CATCAAAGACAACAAGCTTCTTCCCTTGCCATTTCAAGTACCATCTGTTGACCGATTTGTCGGCTCTTCCAACGGATGGTTAGTCACCGTGGACGACGATTTAGTTGTTCGTTTACTCAACCCACTGTGTTTGGTCCCCGGGAAACAAATTGGTTGTGATCCAAATACTTACATTACTCTTCCACCGTTGGATCCACCATGTAGTAATTTTGATTACATTCGCAAGGTTGTACTTTCTGCTAATCCAACATCAAGCCCCGACGATTACATGGTCATGGCCATATTTCGTGCCGATCATCACGTAGCATATATTaaaccaagcaaagaaaaaaaatggactTACGTTAACCATAATTGGGGCGTACTTCATGATCTTATATACTACCGGGATAACTTTTGTGCAGTTGATTATAAGGGtgaagttatttattttaacgaGGTTGATGGATCGTTTTCCAAATATTTGCCTATAAATCACACGGTAGAACTAGAAAATTTCGAAACAAAATATATTGTGGAGTCACCTACAGGGGAACTATTGCTGGTTGAAGTAATAAAGAGGTGGGATTGGCATGGGGGATATAATTACACAAGAGGAGTCGGAGTTTGCAATCTGAAGTTAGATTCAGAAGAATGGGAATGGAGGGAGATGAAAAGCATAGAAGACTGTGCTTTGTTTGTGGGTGACAGCAGCTCATTATCTGTGGTGGCATCCGATTTTTGTGGATGTCAACCAAATTGCATATACTTAATAGATGACTACGAGGCCTTTTTATATGCATCAATGGCTCCAAATGGTTCGTATGCATTGAAGAGTACCAAAAATGTGGGTGTATATAATATGGAGACTAGAAGCTTTACTCCTTATGACACCGCCAAGGATGATGTGTGGTTGGCTGATACAGCAAAACTTGGGATTGTTCCCTCTTTCGTAGTTTATAAGCCTGCCTGA